A genome region from Sphingobacteriaceae bacterium GW460-11-11-14-LB5 includes the following:
- a CDS encoding aspartate aminotransferase family protein yields MLEFVRAKGIYIYDAQNKKHIDLIAGIGVSNVGHCHPAVVKAIQEQAETYMHLMVYGEYVQTPQVNFAKALADILPESLSCTYFLNSGTEAVEGAMKLAKRYTGRKGFIACKNAYHGSTQGAESLMESDFYSSGYGPFLPHVSFIEHNNLADLEKITNEIAAVFIEPIQGEAGIRVSDLSYMQALRTKCTETGTLLIFDEIQSGFGRSGKMFAFEHYNVVPDVLLLAKGIGGGMPIGAFISSLEIMSVLSHTPILGHMTTFGGHPVCCAAGLATLRTLVDDHIVDEVEEKGQLFKQLLQHPAIKEIRGKGLMLAVEFENFEINKKIIDACILDGVLSDWFLHCSNSMRIAPPLIITKEEIAEACTIILKNVNSVFGSQ; encoded by the coding sequence ATGCTCGAATTTGTAAGGGCAAAAGGAATCTACATTTACGATGCCCAAAACAAAAAACACATCGATCTTATTGCTGGTATCGGCGTAAGTAATGTTGGCCATTGCCATCCCGCCGTAGTGAAGGCCATTCAGGAGCAGGCAGAAACCTATATGCACCTGATGGTTTATGGCGAATATGTGCAAACACCTCAGGTAAATTTCGCCAAGGCCCTAGCCGATATTTTGCCCGAAAGCTTAAGCTGCACCTATTTTTTAAATTCAGGAACTGAGGCTGTAGAAGGTGCCATGAAACTGGCCAAACGTTACACTGGCCGCAAAGGATTTATTGCCTGCAAAAATGCTTACCATGGTAGTACCCAGGGTGCTGAAAGTTTAATGGAAAGCGATTTTTATTCTTCTGGATACGGCCCTTTCCTGCCTCATGTAAGTTTTATTGAGCATAATAACCTTGCTGATCTCGAAAAAATAACCAACGAAATTGCTGCTGTTTTTATCGAACCTATACAAGGAGAAGCTGGAATAAGAGTTTCCGATTTAAGCTATATGCAAGCATTGCGGACTAAATGCACCGAAACCGGAACTTTGTTAATCTTCGACGAAATACAATCAGGCTTTGGCCGCAGCGGTAAAATGTTTGCTTTCGAGCATTACAATGTTGTACCAGATGTGCTGCTCCTGGCGAAAGGAATTGGTGGCGGAATGCCCATAGGGGCGTTTATCAGTTCGCTGGAGATCATGTCGGTATTATCGCATACACCAATTTTGGGTCACATGACAACTTTTGGGGGTCACCCGGTTTGTTGCGCTGCCGGATTGGCTACTTTACGTACCCTGGTTGATGATCACATTGTTGATGAAGTTGAAGAAAAAGGGCAATTGTTTAAACAGCTCCTTCAACATCCTGCTATTAAAGAAATCCGCGGCAAAGGCTTAATGCTGGCCGTTGAGTTTGAAAATTTCGAAATCAATAAAAAAATTATCGATGCCTGTATCTTAGACGGTGTATTGTCAGACTGGTTTTTACACTGCAGCAATTCAATGCGCATCGCTCCCCCTTTAATTATTACTAAAGAAGAAATTGCAGAAGCTTGCACAATCATTCTTAAAAATGTAAATTCAGTTTTCGGTTCACAGTGA
- a CDS encoding 3-methyl-2-oxobutanoate hydroxymethyltransferase, translated as MSVHKEIKRITTHILQEMKQRGEKISMLTAYDYSMATILDDAGLDVLLVGDSASNVMAGHETTLPITLDQMIYHAASVIRAVKRAFVVVDLPFGSYQGNSKEALNSAIRIMKESGAHGVKLEGGEEIIESVQRIITAGIPVMGHLGLTPQSIYKFGTYTVRAKEEEEANKLKTDVLALQAAGCFAIVLEKIPAALGKEVTESLHIPTIGIGAGQNCDGQVLVVNDMIGLTKGFKPRFLRQYINLYDEILGAAQSYIRDVKANDFPNEKEQY; from the coding sequence ATGTCGGTACATAAAGAAATCAAACGCATCACCACTCACATTTTACAGGAAATGAAACAACGTGGTGAAAAAATATCTATGTTAACGGCCTACGATTATTCGATGGCAACCATCCTGGATGATGCAGGATTAGACGTTTTACTGGTTGGCGATTCTGCTTCGAATGTAATGGCTGGTCATGAAACCACTTTGCCTATTACCCTCGACCAGATGATTTATCATGCTGCATCTGTAATCAGGGCAGTTAAACGTGCATTTGTTGTAGTCGATTTACCTTTCGGCTCTTATCAGGGGAATTCGAAAGAAGCTTTGAATTCGGCGATAAGGATTATGAAAGAATCGGGTGCCCACGGTGTTAAACTGGAAGGCGGAGAAGAAATTATCGAATCCGTTCAACGGATCATTACAGCAGGAATCCCGGTAATGGGGCACTTGGGCTTAACACCACAGTCTATTTATAAATTCGGAACCTATACAGTTCGCGCGAAGGAAGAAGAAGAAGCCAATAAGTTAAAAACAGATGTTTTAGCTTTACAGGCTGCCGGTTGCTTTGCAATCGTATTGGAGAAAATTCCCGCTGCACTAGGTAAAGAAGTTACAGAAAGTTTGCATATCCCAACGATTGGTATTGGTGCAGGACAAAATTGCGACGGACAGGTTTTGGTGGTAAATGATATGATTGGTTTAACCAAAGGCTTTAAGCCTAGGTTTTTGCGCCAGTATATAAATCTATACGACGAAATTTTAGGCGCAGCACAATCATACATCCGTGATGTAAAAGCAAACGATTTTCCGAACGAGAAAGAACAGTATTAA
- a CDS encoding TetR family transcriptional regulator, whose product MEAEKIKETVKKAAKELFRKYGYHKTSVNEIAKKARIAKATIYKYFESKEQVLDSILMDYLDQNLYEILHNKVSYASEEEHLKALVMKTSRLSFTACNEFIGWDFVRENANSQEFLKHLSDQLEALLLAAYLQLDNFKNNPARREGLAFLLKASKSIVFSFAFTSVSDSDVRKNFVSFQKEILPFLVKAAL is encoded by the coding sequence ATGGAAGCTGAAAAAATAAAAGAAACAGTAAAAAAGGCTGCCAAAGAACTCTTTAGAAAATACGGTTATCACAAAACCAGTGTAAACGAAATTGCAAAAAAGGCCCGTATCGCTAAAGCAACTATTTACAAATATTTTGAAAGTAAGGAGCAGGTTTTAGATAGTATCCTGATGGATTACCTGGATCAAAACCTTTATGAAATATTGCACAATAAAGTAAGTTACGCTTCAGAAGAAGAGCACTTAAAAGCACTGGTAATGAAAACAAGCCGATTATCATTTACGGCATGTAATGAATTTATCGGTTGGGATTTTGTTCGTGAAAATGCTAACTCACAGGAATTTTTAAAACATTTATCAGATCAGCTGGAAGCTTTGTTATTGGCTGCTTATTTGCAATTGGATAATTTTAAAAATAATCCTGCAAGAAGAGAAGGATTAGCCTTTTTACTCAAGGCAAGTAAAAGCATTGTGTTTTCATTTGCATTTACTTCCGTTAGCGATTCTGACGTTCGTAAAAACTTTGTAAGTTTCCAGAAAGAAATATTGCCTTTTTTGGTAAAAGCAGCACTTTAA
- a CDS encoding two-component sensor histidine kinase yields MKLQVKFSLYNAVTKIAIILVLGAIILFSLDRLAYNQLDNRLIKKKNKIIENLNDDEIDSLLNKEQSFTDYNILKEEFIVLTDIPDKQKDSTAKVFTEKREIEGDIEVYRILNYKFSYHTNWYNLEIGETMTALQSIKNSIRFYMLIVLVAALLITLVADYTFSNFLLKPFYRIIDKKINLVDDPSHYNYQNIPTSTSDFKILDNSINSLMRKINTLFALEKQFIANVSHELLTPISILSTRFENMLNTPDIPEEHENKIYASLKTLNRLKVIINSLLLISKVENNQYLKTEEISLKQEIEDIYEDLEDRIADKNISYSAHLSKDFHFTGNKALIHTLLINIINNAIKYNVEGGTIAITDKTEAEKYMLTISDSGSGMSAALVENAFDRFKRGNTEENGFGLGLAIVQSIARFHKIDVEIKSEEQKGTSISLLF; encoded by the coding sequence ATGAAGTTACAGGTTAAGTTTTCTTTGTACAATGCAGTCACTAAAATCGCCATTATTCTGGTGTTGGGGGCTATCATTTTATTCTCGTTAGACAGACTTGCCTACAACCAGCTTGATAACCGTTTAATCAAAAAGAAGAACAAAATTATCGAGAATTTAAATGATGATGAGATCGACAGCCTTTTAAACAAAGAACAATCATTTACCGACTACAATATTTTAAAGGAAGAATTTATTGTGCTAACGGACATTCCCGATAAGCAAAAAGATTCTACCGCGAAGGTATTTACCGAAAAAAGAGAGATTGAGGGTGATATTGAAGTATACCGCATCTTAAACTATAAATTCTCCTACCATACAAACTGGTACAACCTGGAGATCGGAGAAACCATGACAGCACTCCAATCGATTAAAAATTCGATCCGCTTCTATATGCTGATTGTACTTGTTGCTGCGTTGCTCATTACCCTGGTGGCCGATTATACATTCTCTAATTTTTTACTCAAGCCATTTTATCGCATCATCGATAAAAAAATCAACCTGGTTGATGATCCTTCCCACTACAATTACCAGAATATACCCACCAGTACCAGCGATTTTAAAATCCTGGATAACAGCATCAACTCGCTAATGCGCAAAATAAATACACTTTTCGCTTTAGAAAAGCAGTTTATAGCCAACGTTTCACATGAGTTACTTACCCCCATTTCAATATTAAGTACACGCTTCGAAAATATGCTCAACACCCCAGATATTCCTGAAGAGCACGAAAACAAGATATACGCCTCTTTAAAAACACTAAACCGCTTAAAGGTGATTATCAACAGTTTGTTACTCATTTCGAAGGTTGAAAACAATCAGTACCTGAAAACAGAAGAAATTAGTCTTAAACAGGAAATCGAAGATATTTATGAAGATCTGGAAGATCGGATAGCAGATAAAAACATCAGTTATAGCGCCCATCTTTCAAAGGACTTTCATTTCACCGGAAATAAAGCATTGATCCATACCCTTTTAATCAACATCATCAATAATGCAATAAAGTATAATGTTGAAGGTGGTACCATTGCCATAACGGATAAAACGGAAGCCGAAAAATATATGCTCACCATTAGCGATAGCGGATCGGGCATGAGTGCAGCACTGGTAGAAAATGCTTTCGACCGGTTTAAGAGGGGGAATACAGAAGAAAACGGTTTTGGCTTGGGACTGGCTATTGTACAAAGTATTGCCCGGTTCCATAAAATAGACGTCGAAATTAAATCTGAAGAACAAAAAGGAACCAGCATTTCATTACTGTTTTAA
- a CDS encoding RNA pseudouridine synthase: MPITDNDILFEDNHLIAINKRAGDIVQVDETGDEPLDEQVKKYIAKKYNKPNGAFLGVVHRLDRPVSGVILFAKTSKALERMNAVFKNREVKKTYWAVVKNKPEKESATLVHWLVKNPQKNVVSYYNTEVTGSQRAELSYKVKAKVGDYYLLEVDPLTGRSHQIRVQLSSMGCPIMGDNKYGYPRGSRKGSICLHARRLQFIHPVKKEPVNIFAKLPVDGFWERFEDL, encoded by the coding sequence ATGCCAATTACCGATAACGACATCCTTTTTGAAGACAATCATTTAATCGCCATAAATAAAAGGGCAGGTGATATTGTGCAGGTTGATGAAACAGGAGATGAGCCTTTGGATGAGCAGGTGAAAAAGTATATCGCTAAGAAGTATAATAAACCCAATGGCGCGTTTTTAGGGGTGGTGCATCGTTTAGACCGGCCAGTGAGTGGTGTCATCTTATTTGCCAAAACGAGTAAAGCTTTGGAGCGAATGAATGCTGTTTTTAAAAATAGGGAAGTAAAGAAAACCTATTGGGCAGTGGTAAAGAATAAGCCAGAGAAAGAATCGGCTACTTTGGTGCATTGGCTGGTTAAAAACCCACAGAAAAATGTGGTTTCTTATTATAATACAGAAGTTACCGGTAGCCAGCGGGCTGAGCTTTCTTACAAAGTAAAAGCCAAGGTTGGCGATTATTACCTCCTGGAGGTAGATCCATTAACCGGACGTTCGCATCAGATCAGGGTTCAACTTTCATCAATGGGGTGCCCGATTATGGGCGATAATAAATACGGTTATCCACGCGGAAGCAGAAAAGGAAGTATTTGCCTGCATGCCCGTCGCTTACAGTTTATACACCCGGTAAAAAAAGAACCCGTAAATATATTCGCCAAATTGCCAGTTGACGGCTTTTGGGAGCGGTTTGAAGACTTATAG
- a CDS encoding DNA-binding response regulator translates to MNVLIVEDEKSLALEMDEFLSKEGFIVEHAWKKSSAEEKIFVNNYDFILLDLGLPDGDGFDILKQLKSTKDRDDAVIILTARSAVDDRIKGLDEGADDYLPKPFSLNELLARMHAITRRKHKLEKNEINIHNFLLNIQNRTVSFGDERLNLTKKEFEIFNYLVLNKNRVVSRMSLTEHVWGDILEVNSDSNFVDVHVKNLRKKLAAVSPIDWFETVRSIGYRINC, encoded by the coding sequence ATGAATGTACTAATCGTTGAAGATGAAAAAAGCCTGGCGCTTGAAATGGATGAATTCCTGAGTAAAGAAGGATTTATTGTAGAGCATGCCTGGAAAAAATCTTCTGCAGAAGAAAAGATATTTGTAAACAATTACGATTTCATTTTATTAGATCTGGGCTTGCCCGATGGCGATGGTTTCGATATTTTGAAACAATTAAAATCGACGAAAGACCGGGATGACGCCGTAATCATTTTAACTGCCCGTAGTGCCGTAGACGACCGGATTAAAGGCCTTGATGAAGGTGCAGACGATTATTTACCCAAACCATTTTCGCTAAATGAACTTTTAGCGCGTATGCACGCCATTACCCGTAGAAAACACAAGCTAGAAAAAAACGAAATCAACATTCATAACTTTCTGCTCAATATTCAGAACAGGACCGTTTCATTTGGTGATGAAAGATTAAACCTCACCAAAAAGGAATTTGAAATATTTAACTATTTGGTGCTGAATAAAAACCGCGTGGTATCGAGAATGAGTTTAACGGAACACGTTTGGGGAGATATTTTAGAAGTCAATTCTGATTCCAACTTTGTTGATGTTCATGTTAAAAACCTGCGAAAAAAACTTGCAGCGGTTAGCCCGATAGACTGGTTTGAAACGGTAAGAAGTATTGGCTACAGGATTAATTGCTAA
- a CDS encoding carbamoyl phosphate synthase small subunit, with product MTNYTKLPAILLLADGTVFYGKAAGKIGTTTGEICFNTGMTGYQEIFTDPSYFGQIMVTTNAHIGNYGIHKDEIESGSIKIAGLVCKNYNIVYSRKEATESIQDYFQNDNLVAISDIDTRALVRHIRDKGAMNAIISSEITDLEELKQKLAEVPSMEGLELSSKVSTTEPYFYGNPEASLKVAALDLGIKKNILRNFENRDIYVQVFPAKTSFAEMEKFSPDGYFISNGPGDPSVMPYAVETITAILAVDKPLFGICLGHQLLAEANGIGTMKMFNGHRGLNHPVKNIIKNHCEVTSQNHGFGVIPDEVRNSDKVEITHVNLNDKSIEGIRVKGKKAFSVQYHPESSPGPHDSRYLFDDFVDVMKGELVW from the coding sequence ATGACTAACTACACCAAGTTACCTGCGATTTTATTACTGGCCGATGGCACAGTTTTTTACGGCAAAGCGGCCGGAAAAATTGGAACCACTACTGGCGAAATTTGTTTTAATACCGGGATGACAGGTTACCAGGAAATTTTCACTGACCCAAGTTATTTTGGACAGATAATGGTTACCACCAATGCACATATTGGTAATTATGGTATCCACAAAGATGAAATCGAATCAGGTTCGATCAAAATCGCCGGTTTAGTCTGCAAAAATTACAACATCGTTTATAGCCGCAAGGAAGCAACTGAATCTATTCAGGATTATTTCCAGAATGATAACCTGGTTGCCATTTCTGATATCGATACCCGTGCATTGGTTCGTCACATTAGAGATAAAGGTGCAATGAATGCCATTATTTCTTCTGAGATTACTGATCTTGAAGAATTAAAACAAAAGCTGGCCGAAGTACCATCAATGGAAGGTTTAGAGCTTTCGTCTAAAGTAAGTACAACAGAACCATATTTTTACGGCAACCCTGAGGCAAGCTTAAAAGTTGCTGCTTTAGATTTAGGTATCAAGAAAAACATTTTGCGCAATTTCGAAAACCGCGATATCTATGTGCAGGTTTTCCCAGCTAAGACTAGCTTTGCCGAAATGGAAAAATTTAGTCCTGATGGTTACTTCATTTCAAACGGCCCTGGCGATCCATCGGTAATGCCATACGCTGTAGAAACGATTACAGCAATTTTAGCGGTTGATAAACCATTGTTTGGCATCTGTTTAGGTCACCAGTTATTGGCTGAAGCCAATGGTATTGGAACCATGAAAATGTTTAACGGTCACCGTGGATTAAACCACCCGGTTAAAAATATCATCAAAAACCACTGCGAGGTTACTTCACAAAACCATGGTTTCGGTGTAATTCCTGATGAGGTTAGAAACTCAGATAAAGTAGAGATTACCCACGTTAACTTAAACGATAAATCGATAGAAGGCATCCGTGTTAAAGGTAAAAAGGCATTCTCGGTTCAATATCACCCGGAGTCTTCTCCAGGTCCACACGATTCGCGTTACCTGTTCGACGATTTCGTTGACGTTATGAAAGGCGAGCTGGTTTGGTAG
- a CDS encoding RNA polymerase subunit sigma produces the protein MKQVEDSEILAMFAVERTRNEAFNLLLKKYQQKIYWHIRRLVLNHDDCDDLLQEVFVKVWKNLDKFRSDSQLYTWIYRIATNESITFLNKQKQRNNTPLDEVSSELADNLVASSYFNGDKLELKLQKAILTLPEKQRIIFNMKYFDDMKYEEISEVLGTSVGALKASFHIAAKKIEAFITNDEIDY, from the coding sequence ATGAAACAAGTTGAAGATTCAGAAATTCTTGCCATGTTTGCGGTCGAGCGCACGCGTAATGAAGCCTTTAACCTGTTGTTGAAAAAATATCAGCAAAAAATATACTGGCACATCCGCAGGCTGGTTTTAAACCATGATGATTGTGACGATCTTTTGCAGGAGGTATTTGTTAAGGTTTGGAAAAACCTCGATAAATTTAGGAGCGATTCTCAACTTTATACCTGGATTTATCGTATCGCGACCAACGAATCCATCACTTTCTTAAACAAGCAAAAACAGCGGAACAATACACCTTTAGACGAAGTATCATCCGAGCTTGCCGATAACCTGGTTGCCTCATCTTATTTTAACGGTGATAAACTTGAGCTTAAACTGCAAAAAGCAATCCTTACCTTACCTGAAAAACAACGGATTATCTTCAACATGAAATATTTTGATGATATGAAATATGAAGAAATTTCGGAAGTTTTAGGCACCTCAGTAGGCGCTTTAAAAGCATCATTTCACATCGCGGCGAAAAAAATTGAAGCTTTTATTACAAATGATGAAATAGACTATTAA
- a CDS encoding restriction endonuclease subunit S, with translation MWEFDLSDLEELLPQIERLYEKKARLETSRPLPNSALNRIKEDLTLEWTYNSNSIEGNTLSLKETQMVLQEGMTVKGKSLREHFEAYNHEKAIDYLYSLVNKNYKLRSIDILSLHGLVLRSIEDDYAGRLRNGGVRIVGANFTPPNANKVSDLLDELIGFVNNNPLGLNDILLSAIFHHKLVWIHPFFDGNGRTVRLAMNLLLMRNGFPPAIILKNDRKKYYEALNQANKGKYHKLCLLMLQALERSLNIYINALPGNDYGDYEPISNIVSEPDVPYGQEYVSLLARQGKIDAYKEGRDWLTTKSAVQSYIKTRKRKR, from the coding sequence ATGTGGGAATTCGATTTAAGTGATTTAGAAGAGCTACTACCTCAAATAGAAAGGCTGTACGAAAAAAAAGCCAGGCTAGAAACCTCGAGGCCCTTGCCCAATAGCGCGCTAAATCGCATCAAAGAAGACCTCACCTTAGAATGGACTTATAACTCCAATAGCATAGAAGGAAACACCTTAAGTTTGAAAGAAACCCAAATGGTTTTACAGGAAGGGATGACCGTTAAGGGCAAATCTTTAAGGGAGCATTTTGAAGCTTATAACCACGAAAAAGCCATCGATTACCTCTACAGCTTAGTCAACAAAAACTACAAGCTCAGAAGTATCGATATTTTATCACTTCATGGCTTAGTGCTCAGAAGTATTGAAGATGATTATGCAGGCCGCTTAAGAAATGGTGGTGTTCGTATTGTTGGTGCAAATTTTACACCACCCAATGCCAATAAAGTTTCTGATTTATTAGATGAATTAATTGGCTTTGTTAATAATAATCCACTAGGCTTAAATGATATTTTACTATCTGCTATTTTCCATCATAAATTAGTTTGGATACATCCTTTTTTTGATGGGAATGGCCGCACTGTAAGGCTTGCCATGAATTTACTACTCATGCGAAATGGCTTCCCTCCTGCTATTATCCTCAAAAACGATAGAAAGAAATACTACGAGGCCCTTAATCAAGCAAACAAAGGTAAATACCATAAACTTTGCCTATTGATGTTGCAGGCCTTAGAGCGTTCGTTAAATATTTATATAAATGCATTGCCAGGAAACGATTATGGAGATTATGAACCCATATCTAATATTGTTTCAGAACCCGACGTGCCATATGGGCAAGAGTATGTGAGCCTGCTGGCCCGACAGGGCAAAATAGATGCCTACAAAGAAGGGCGGGATTGGCTTACCACAAAATCTGCCGTACAAAGCTATATCAAAACGCGTAAAAGAAAACGTTAA
- a CDS encoding ABC transporter ATP-binding protein: METKKVIISVKDLVKKYDDFVAVQGLSFEVYEHEIFGLLGPNGAGKTTTLEIIETLRAKTSGEIIVDGFSVDKQPQDIKQIIGVQLQAAGYYPNLNLIELIELFAGLYGANIKPMEMLEKVNLQDKAKAKYKALSGGQKQRFSIATTLINQPKIIFLDEPTTGLDPQARRNLWDLIIEIRNAGTTVVITTHYMDEAEQLCDRVAFVERGQIIALDTPDNLIDKLVNSGFERKKEVKKANLEDVFINLTGQEWRE; the protein is encoded by the coding sequence ATGGAAACAAAAAAAGTCATTATCAGTGTTAAAGACCTGGTAAAAAAATATGATGATTTCGTGGCCGTTCAAGGACTTAGTTTTGAAGTTTACGAGCATGAGATTTTCGGCCTGCTTGGCCCAAATGGCGCCGGAAAAACCACTACGCTCGAAATTATCGAGACTTTGAGGGCTAAAACATCCGGCGAAATTATTGTTGATGGTTTTTCTGTTGACAAACAGCCACAGGATATTAAACAGATTATTGGTGTACAGCTACAGGCAGCTGGTTATTATCCAAATTTAAACCTGATCGAACTGATCGAACTTTTTGCCGGTTTATACGGCGCCAACATCAAACCGATGGAGATGCTGGAGAAAGTAAACCTTCAGGATAAGGCCAAAGCAAAATACAAAGCGCTTTCTGGTGGGCAAAAACAGCGCTTCTCCATTGCCACTACCCTGATTAATCAACCGAAGATTATTTTTTTAGATGAGCCGACAACAGGTTTGGATCCGCAGGCCAGAAGGAATCTTTGGGATCTGATTATCGAAATCCGCAATGCAGGCACAACAGTTGTAATTACAACACACTACATGGACGAAGCTGAGCAGCTTTGCGATCGCGTTGCTTTTGTAGAACGCGGGCAAATTATCGCTTTAGATACGCCTGACAACTTAATAGACAAACTGGTAAACAGCGGTTTTGAGCGTAAAAAAGAAGTTAAAAAAGCCAATCTGGAAGATGTTTTCATCAACCTTACCGGGCAGGAATGGAGAGAATAA
- a CDS encoding ABC transporter permease translates to MHERNSNSPSGAVGYSNTTATLALAKASFRSIMRSPSAVVFTLAFPLIFILVFGFLGGGGTRIDVGVTPGADLNNPVMGMLEKTGMIRLVKDKSKAEFDKLLEKGNVDAMIDVHRKVNSAAYSVNVVYTSASRDKGGILKSVLNNVLYDKTLKPTVAEIKESTITGREYKTIDFILPGQLGFSLLSTGVFGTAFVFLSLRQTLVIKRFFATPVKRSSIVIGEGIARIGFALIGALFIILIGHFFFGFTLVHGALTVVNMLILATLGVIVFMGFGFIISGIAKNESMVPPISNIITLPQFLLSGTFFSIEAFPSWLQPISRALPLTYLNDAMRKVAFEGLGLWDVKFQIMILLLWGIGIYAVAVKVFKWE, encoded by the coding sequence ATACACGAAAGAAACTCAAACTCCCCTTCAGGGGCTGTGGGTTACAGTAACACCACAGCAACCCTTGCCCTTGCCAAAGCGAGTTTCAGATCGATTATGCGAAGCCCTTCGGCAGTGGTATTCACCCTTGCTTTCCCTTTAATATTTATTCTGGTCTTTGGATTTTTAGGTGGTGGCGGAACACGCATTGATGTTGGTGTGACCCCAGGCGCTGATTTAAATAACCCGGTGATGGGCATGCTGGAAAAAACAGGGATGATTCGTCTGGTAAAAGATAAATCAAAAGCCGAGTTTGATAAACTACTTGAAAAGGGAAATGTTGATGCCATGATTGATGTGCATAGAAAAGTAAATTCTGCGGCTTATTCGGTTAATGTGGTATACACTTCTGCATCGAGGGATAAAGGCGGGATTTTAAAATCAGTTTTAAACAATGTTCTTTACGACAAAACTTTAAAACCTACAGTAGCAGAAATAAAAGAAAGTACCATTACAGGCCGCGAATACAAAACCATTGATTTTATCCTTCCGGGCCAGCTAGGCTTTTCACTATTGAGTACAGGCGTTTTCGGAACAGCATTCGTATTTTTAAGTCTGCGCCAAACCTTAGTCATTAAACGTTTCTTTGCGACCCCCGTAAAGCGTTCGAGCATTGTTATCGGCGAAGGTATTGCCCGAATTGGCTTTGCATTAATTGGCGCGTTGTTTATTATCTTAATTGGCCATTTCTTCTTTGGCTTTACACTTGTACATGGCGCACTTACGGTCGTCAATATGCTTATACTCGCTACGCTTGGTGTGATTGTTTTTATGGGCTTTGGTTTTATCATTTCGGGCATTGCCAAAAACGAAAGCATGGTGCCTCCAATATCAAACATTATTACCCTGCCCCAGTTTTTATTATCGGGAACCTTCTTTTCTATCGAAGCTTTTCCAAGCTGGCTACAGCCCATTAGCAGAGCATTGCCCCTCACCTATTTAAACGATGCCATGCGCAAAGTAGCTTTTGAAGGATTAGGTTTATGGGATGTTAAATTCCAGATTATGATCCTGTTACTATGGGGTATTGGTATTTATGCAGTTGCGGTAAAAGTGTTTAAATGGGAATAA